The DNA sequence TAAAAAATGGTCTTAGTTCTAATGAAGATTACACCTTTATAATTGATGAACTTTTTCCTGAAGTTACTAACAAAATTCAAGTAAAAAACTTACTTAAAACAAAACTATAGTAAACGGTCTATTAAAATTGTATATTTTTGAAGCAATCACAAAAAAATGCAGATGAAAAGACGATTTATAGACTACGTAGTTATTAGCTTAAAAGGAGTTGCCATGGGTGCGGCTGATGCTGTACCTGGAGTTTCTGGTGGAACCATTGCTTTTATTTCTGGAATATACGAAGAGCTTATTACTACAATTAGTAATGTGAACGTTGGCCTTTTCAAAACACTTTTCAAAGAAGGTGTTCCTGCTTTTTGGAAACAACTAAATGGCAGTTTTATTCTATCTCTCTTATTAGGCATCATTGTTAGTTTTATTTCTTTTATGCGAATCGCTAAGTATTTGTTAGAAAACGAACCAATTTTAATTTGGTCCTTCTTTTTTGGACTTATTATTGCAAGTATTTATTTTGTTGGAAAGCAAATTACTAAATGGCGTACATCAACCATCATAGCTACAATCGTAGGAGCTGTGGTAGCATTTTACATTTCATCTCTATCTGCATTAGGAGCCAACGATAGTACAACTTATTTGTTTTTTGCAGGAGCCATAGCTATTTGTGCTATGATTTTACCTGGAATTTCTGGTTCATTTATTCTCATCATTTTAGGAGCATACAAAACACTGAGTGATGCTCTTCACGATTTTGATATAAATAAAATAACCGTATTTGCTTCTGGTGCCTTAGTTGGCCTTTTGAGTTTTAGTCACTTATTAAAATGGTTGTTTAAAAATTATCATAATATCACATTAGCCCTGCTCACAGGTTTTATTTTTGGCTCATTGAATAAAGTTTGGCCTTGGAAAGAAACCTTAACATGGCATATAGATTCCAAAGGACTACAAACACCTTTAATTGAAAAAAGTGTGTCTCCGTTTTCTTTTAATGGAGACAATCAATTCTTTTTGGCTTTACTATTAATGATTATTGGCTTTTTAACTATTTTTATACTTGAGAAATTAGGATCTAAAAAAGATTAATGCAAAGTACAAGAACACTAACCGATAAAATTTTTCTTATCCTAAAAGGATTAGGAATGGGGGCTGCCAATAAAGTACCTGGTGTTTCTGGTGGTGTAGTTGCATTTGTAGCTGGTTTTTATGAAGAATTTATTTATTCGCTACGCAAAGTAAACGGCAAAGCTTTCAAATTATTCTTTAACGGACGCTTTAAAAGTTTTTATAATTATATCAATGGTCGGTTTTTAAGCCTTTTATTTTTCGGAATGATAGTTAGTTATTTCAGTGTTTCAAAAATTTTAGATTATTTAATAAAACATTATGAACTCTATGTATGGAGTGTTTTTTTCGGTATGATAATTGGCTCTATCTATTACATTAATAAAAATTTTAAAGACTGGAATTACCAAACTTACCTATCGCTAATCATTGGAATTGTTTTAGGTGTAAGCATTAGTTTTTTAAATCCAGCTAAAGAAAACGACAATCTTTGGTTTGTATTTTTTTGTGGAATCATTAGTGTTTCAGGAATGACCCTACCAGGCTTTTCAGGTTCGTTTATTTTAATCCTTTTAGGTAATTATGTATTACTTTTAGTTGATTCTGTTAATGCACTTTCTGCTACTGTTTATGAACTTATTGGGGGTGATTTTAGTTTTATCAATAATTCTGAACGCTTAAGAATGCTAAAAGTTCTTATTGTATTCACTTTAGGTTCTGTAACAGGGTTAGTTACGTTTTCACATTTGTTAAGTTATATTTTAAAACATTATAAAAGCATCACGCTATCTGCTATCATTGGCTTTATTGTTGGCTCATTAGGTGTGGTTTGGCCATGGAAGAAAACAGTTTATAAAATAACCAGTGATGGTAATTATTTATTAGATTCTTCTGGAGAAAAAATTATTAAAAATTACGCCCGCTACATACCCGATTTAAATACCAACACCTACATAGCTATTGGATTTATAATATTAGGAATTGTGATTGTTTTGGCACTTGAAATTTATGGACAAAAAACGAGAAAAACGCATGTTTAAATTAGGCCTATTAGGAAAAAACATATCCTATTCATTTTCTAGATCTTATTTTAAAAAAAAATTTGAAAATGAAAATATTACAGATATTACTTATGAAAATTTTGATATTCAAAACATCTTATCATTTCCTTCTATCATAAAAAATACTAAAGGACTGAAAGGTATGAACGTTACTATACCTTACAAAGAAGAAGTAATGCCATACTTAGATAAAATCAACAAAAAAGCGAAAGCTATAGGTGCCGTTAATACTATAAAAATCACAAAAAAAGGCAAACTTATTGGCTACAATACTGATTGCTATGGCTTTAAAAAAACACTCAAACCATTTTTAAAACCTGAACACAAAAAGGCTTTAATTTTAGGAACTGGAGGTGCTAGTAAAGCCATTGCATATACCCTAAAAGAGCTGAAAATTGAATACCGCTATGTGTCTAGAAATTCTGTAAAAGGTCTAAATTTCACTTACAATATGCTTACAGAAGAAATGATAAATGATTACCAAATTATTATTAACTGTACACCTTTAGGCACATTTCCTGATATTGATGTTTGCCCAGACATTCCATATAAAGGCATTTCAGAAAACCATGTGCTTTTTGATTTAATTTATAACCCGGAGGAAACTAAATTTTTAAAATTAGGAAAACAACAAAAAGCAACTACCATTAATGGATTAAAAATGTTAGAATTTCAAGCTGAAAAATCTTGGTCTATTTGGAAATTGTATTAATATCAATTTCATACGTATAATTCATCCTCACTTTTTTGTAATTACTTTAGTAGTTAGTATCTTTAAAGACTAAAGAATTTTAATGAACCTAAACATTTTTAAAAATGTCTGAGCTAGATAACCTGCCTAAAGCAGATGGAAAAGAAGAAATTAAGAAGCACATCGAGAATAGCGAAGTGACTCCAAAAGAGCCTGTACATACAGAAACAGAAAACTCAAAGGTTTCTGATGAAGTAGAAACATCTAAAAAAAAGACTCCTACTCAAGAAGAAAAAGTAGGGACTTCAAAAGCGGACGATACAAACGATGACGTATTGAATGAAATTGATGATTCTAATGCAGAAGATGCTGAAGATGAAGGCAATAAAGACCGTCATAAAATTGAAGAAAAAGAATACGATAAAATGTCGTTAGAGGCCCTTGCTATCGAATTGGAAAAACTCATAAAAAACGAAAAAATACAAGCTATTAAAAAGCATGTAGATAATATAAACAATGAGTTTAAAACAAAATTCAATGCTTTAGTAGAAGAGAAAAAGGAAGACTTTTTAAATGATGGAGGTAATGAAATTGACTTTTATTACTCTAGTCCTGTTCAAAAAAGGTATAAAACAGCCTACAAAGAATACAGAAACAAAATACATGAACATTATAAAAGCTTAGAAAATAATCTTAAACAAAATTTAGCCGATAAATTAGAAATTATTGAAGAATTAAAGGGCTTAATTAATGTAGAAGAAAATATTAATACTACTTATAAACATTTCAAAGAATTACAAGAACGTTGGAGAAACACTGGGCCAATTCCTAGAGACAAATACAACAATGCTTGGAATAGCTACCATCACCATGTAGAAATGTTTTATGATTTTCTTCATCTAAATAGAGATTTACGCGATTTAGACTTTAAGCATAATTTAGAAAAAAAGTTGTTAATTATAGAGCGTGCCGAAGAATTAGCACAAGATGATAACGTTATGCGTTCTTTCAGAGAATTGCAGGAACTCCATAAAATGTGGAAAGAAGAATTGGGACCTGTTGGCAAAGAGCATCGTGAAGAAATATGGGAACGCTTTAAAAAAGCAACTAAAATAATCAATGATAAACGCCAAGTATACTATCAACATATTGATAAAATCCATGAGCAAAACTTAGAACACAAACTTGAAATTATTGCTAACATTGAAGCTATTAACAATGAAAAAATAGCTTCTCATGGTATATGGCAGAAAAAAATAAAAGAAATTGAAGCTCTTAGAGAAGCATTTTTCAATGCTGGTAAAGTTCCCATTAAGGTTAATGAAGAAACTTGGTCTAAATTTAAAGCTGCGGTTAGAATATTTAATAAAAATAAAAATGCATTTTATAAAAATTTAAAAAAAGAACAATACACCAATCTTCAAAAAAAATTAGATCTTATTAAAATTGCCGAAGACAATAAGGATAATGAAGATAAAGAAACCACTACGCCTTTAATGAAAAAAATCCAAAATGATTGGAAAAAAATAGGCCATGTACCGCGTAAGGACAGTGATAAAATATGGAAACAATTTAAAGCTGCTTGTAATCATTATTTTGATAACCTGCACGCCGCTAAAAATGCTGCTAATAAAGTAAACCTGGATGCTTTTAATAAGAAATATGAACTTTTAGACTCCTTAAAAACTTTAAAAATTACTGGAGATAAAGAAAAAGATTTAGCAACTATTACAGATTTAATTTCTCAATGGAACAGCATTGGAAGAGTTCCTAATGACAAACGTTATATAGAAGGTAAATTCAATAAAATGTTAGATGAACTTTTATCTAGTTCTAAGATTAATAAAAATGACATTGAACTTATTAAATTTGAAAGTAAATTAGAAGATCTAAATAGCGAAGACAATCAACGTAACTTAGATAATGAACGTAGTTTTATCCGTAAAAAAATAGATGAGGTTAAAGGGCAAATCAATCAATTAGAAAATAATTTGCAATTTTTCACAAATGTTAAAGATGACAATCCGCTTGTAAAAGAAGTCCATAACAATATAAAAGAACACAAAAACACTTTAAAACTCTGGAAAACTAAACTTAGTAAAATTAAGGAGCTTTATTAATATTTACAAATATGTAGCTAATTGGAAAGTAGTATTCTAAATACAATAAAACATCTTTAGAATTATATTCTTCTAATTTTAAAGATATGGATTCTTATTTTGTTATGAATGATTTTGTTTATCACTTTTCCAACAGCCGTCTTTTTTACTAATTTTTTTTCAACATGCAGTATAAATTAATTTGTAGCGATATAGATGGAACCCTTTTAAATAAGGACCGTGAATTATCGCAAGTCACCATAGCAGAAATTCAACGCATATCCCCTATTCCGTTTATACTAATTTCTTCAAGAATGCCAAGCGCCATGCGACATTTGCAAGTTGAAATTGGAAATTTAAACACACCACTAATTGCATATAACGGCGGCTATATAGTAAATAATGATACGGTATTAGAATCAACTTTTATAAGTAACAAAATTCTGGAAACCATAATTTTAAAATGTAAAAACACCAGTATACACTTAAGTTTATACCATGCAGATGAATGGTACGTACCAGCATTGGATTATTGGGCAAAAAGAGAATACAACAACACCAAAGTAATGCCTGTTGTAAAATCCAATAATGCGGTTTTAAAAACATGGATTAAAGAAAAAAAAGGCGCTCATAAAATTATGTGTATGGGTGATGAAAAAGAAATAGACACTTTGTACAAAAATTTAGAAATGGAATGCCGTGATGATATTATGCTTTATCGCTCTAAATCTACTTATATTGAAATATCACAAAAATCAATATCAAAAAAAACGGCCATTGAATCTTTAATAAAAAATTGTTATTCTGAAATTTCTATGGAAAATATTATTGCTTTTGGCGATAATTATAATGATGTAGAAATGCTAAAATCTGTAGGTATGGGAGTAGCTGTTGCAAATGCAAATGATGCCGTTATGAAAATTGCCAATAAGATTACCGACACGAATAAAAATGATGGTGTTGCAAAAGCTATAAAAGATTTAATAAAATAAGTTAAAGTTTTTTTGCTTCTTCCCAAAATACATCCATTTCGGCCAGAGTCATTTCTTTTAAAGGCTTATTGATTGATCTTGCTTTTTCTTCAAGGTATTGAAACCGTTTCGAGAATTTTTTATTAGTACGCTCCAAAGCATTTTCAGGATTAATGTTTAAAAAACGCGCATAGTTGACCATTGAAAAAATAACATCACCAAATTCACTTTCCATAGCATCTTTATTTCCTGATTCTACTTCTGCTTTAAACTCATTTAACTCCTCCTCTACTTTTTCCCAAACTTGATTTGGGGCTTCCCAATCAAAACCTACACCTGCTACTTTTTCTTGAATTCTGTTAGCTTTAACCAGAGCAGGTAAACTGTTAGGCACCCCTTCTAATACACTTTTTTTACCTTCTTTAAGCTTCAAATTTTCCCAATTTCTCTTAACATCATCTTCATTTTTAACTTTTACATCTCCATAAATATGAGGATGCCTATTAATCAATTTTTCACAAATACTATTACATACATCCGCTATATCAAAATCATTTGTTTCGCTTCCTATTTTTGAGTAAAAAACAATATGCAATAACACATCGCCTAATTCTTTTTTTACTTCTTCTAAATCGTTATCCAAAATAGCATCACCCAATTCATATGTTTCTTCAATAGTTAAATGTCTTAAAGTTTCCATGGTTTGCTTTTTATCCCACGGACATTGCGCACGCAATTCATCCATAATAGTTAATAATCGGTCAAACGCTTTTAATTGCTGATCTCTGGAATTCATAAAAATATTTAAATCATAATTTAATATGAGTAAAAATACAATTATAAATGTTTTTACACCTGGCTATAAATAAAAAACAAGCAATAAATATGGTGTCTTAATTATAAATTAACGAAGTAAATCCTTCCATTTAAATTTAGTGAATTACATTTGTACAATAATTGCCCAATTATGAATTTATCTAAAGTAAAGTTAGTGGTAACAGACATGGATGGTACGTTACTTAATTCAAAACATGAAGTAAGTTCGCATTTTTTTAAACTATTTGAAGAAATGACAACTCATGATATTTTATTTGTAGCAGCAAGTGGCAGACCACATTATAGTATCACAGAAAAATTAAATACTATAAAAAATGATATTATCATTGTTTCAGAAAATGGTGGACTTATTTCTAAAAATAAAGAAACACTTTTATCTACTCCTTTAGAAGCAGATAGCCTATTGGAAATTATTAACTTAATACAACCTTTAGAAAATACGCATCCTGTTTTTTGTGGAAAAACCAAAGCTTTTGTTAAAAGCGGTTCTAAAAAATTATTGAATATTTTAACCGAATACTATCCTTACTATACCATTATTGAAAATACTTCTGAAATTTATGAGGATATTTATAAGGTAGCCTTATTCCATGAAGAAAACTCTGAAAAATACATCTACCCTCATGTAAAACACTTAGAAGCAAATTTTAAAGTAAAAACATCTGCTCACCATTGGGTAGATATTTCTGAAAACTTAGCAAATAAAGGTCATGCCATTAAACTATTACAAGATTCTTATAATATTTCTTCAGATGAAACCATGGTTTTTGGTGACTATAATAATGACTTAGAAATGCTAAAACTTGCCTATTTCAGCTATGCCATGAAAAATGCGCATCCTAATGTCAAAAAAGTTGCTCGTTTTGAAACAAAAACCAATGATGAATTTGGTGTTGAACATATTTTAGAAAAACTGGTAAAAGAAAAAAGTAAAAATTAATAAATCTATATACCGTATGCTGTAATAACCATATTACGCGATCCTGCATAATTTCTATGTTCACACAAATAAATACCTTGCCAAACTCCTAAATTTAATTGTCCGTTTGTTATTGGTATTTGAACCGAAGCTCCTAATACCGATGCTTTTATATGTGCAGGCATATCATCAGATCCTTCGTAAGTGTGTTGATAATAAGGAGCATTTTCAGGCACCATTTTATTAAAATGACTTTCAAAATCGGCTCTTACTGTATCATCAGCATTTTCATTAATAGTTAAACTTGCAGAAGTATGCTTAATAAAAACTTGCATCTGACCCATTTTTATGTCTTCAATTTCAGGAATTACATCAAGAATAGCATTTGTTATTAAATGAAACCCTCTAGGGTAAGCTTTTAATTTTATTTGCTTTTGAAAAAATATCATATCACTTTCTACTTTAATAACACGTTTAAAACTAATCTTAAAAACAATTAAGACTGCCTTATTTCCTACATTAAACACAGCCTTTTAGTAAGATTATCAACTCTTTAATAATAACCTAATTAATTCACTGTGAAATATATTATTGTAACAATTCTTCTAAATTATATCACATTAACTTACTATTCAACAGAAAACAGCTCCTATAGCGAAGCACAAATATATGTAACATTGGCATTTAATAAACGTTTGTGGGGGTATTTCTAAGGAACAATTCGTCATAGACCAAAACACAACAACTAATGAAAACGGGTCAGATGGTTTTATTTATATGTTTAAGCGAATATGTTATTGAAAATATAGAATAAAAATATCAGGTTTTTTGCTTTTTTTTCTTTGCTGCTGGGAATAACACATTATTGAGTATTAAACGATAACCAGGAGATGTTGGATGCAAGTCCAATTCCGTTTTTGCATCTCCTACCCGATGCTGATAATCTTCTGGGTCATGCCCTCCATAAAATGTAAAGAAACCCTTTCCTTTAATACCATGAATATATTTAGCTTCGCCATTGGATTTTGTTTCTCCCATTACCAGTACATTCGATTTAATTTCATCTCTATTAAAAGCGGTAGTTTGCCCCATAAAGCCTTTAACCAAAACTGTGTGATTCTGACATAACATGGTTGGAACAGGGTCCCATTTTGCAGAAAACTCCATCAAGGAAAAATAATCTGTTGTTTGCGAAACTGTACGGTTTCTTGTCATGTCTATTGAAGAAAATTCATAAACCAAAGGATTTCTTTCTAAAGTGAAATCAGTAAATGCAAAAGTTTTGTTGTAATCTATTTTGTTTTGATAACCCGGATCACTTGCATCGCCATCAAACATAGGCTCACAAATATCAATACCCTCTGCAGACAAAGCTATATCAAAACTATCGGTAGCACTACACATAGCAAACATAAAGCCTCCACCAACAACATAATCTCTTATTTTTAAAGCAACGTCTAATTTTTCTGAAGACACTTTATTATATCCTAGTTTTTCCGCCAATGATTCAGCAGCTTTTTTTTCTTCAATATACCACGATGCTGCCCTGTACATACCATAAAATTTACCATATTGCCCTGTAAAATCTTCATGATGCAAGTGTAGCCAATCAAATAAAAGAAGTCCGTCATTAAGCACTTCTTCATCATAAATGGTTTCATATGGAATTTCAGCATATTGTAAAACCATGGTTACAGCATCATCCCAAGGCAATTTCCCTGAGGGCGTGTATACTGCAATTTTTGGTGCTTTTTCCAAAACAACCGCTTCCATATTTTGGCTCGGACTGCTTATTTCTTCCAAAATACTTTCGGCTTTATCATTGGAAAGAACCTCAAAAGATACACCTCGAATCTGACATTCTTGTTGAATATCTTTTGTATCTGGCAATAAAAAAGAACCTCCTCTATAATTAAGTAACCACTGAACTTTTAATTGCTTATTAAGCACCCAATAGGTTATTCCGTAAGCCTTCAAATGATTTTTTTGGCTTTCTGCATCCATGGGAATAATTATATAAGAAGCATGGACCTCTACTCCTAAAAACATAAATAAAATTATAAAGACTATTTTTTTCAATTTGAAACAAAACTTTATGAAGTTTCTCTACATTTCTATATTAGAAATAACAAAAACTAATTATTTACTTGAAAGATACTTAAAAAAATACTTTACTAAATATGTTTAACAGAAGATTAATTCTTAAAAAGGCACCTCATTATCATCTTCGTCATTAAAGGAACTACCAAAAGCTTGGTCTGGACTGGCCTTAAAATTATCTGATTGAAATGTATCATCATTTGCTGCTGAATTCATTTTAGAATGAAACTCAAAAGGTGAATCAAAATCATCTAAATTATCAAACTTACCTAAATGACCAATAAATTTCAAACGAATATTTTCTAAACCACCATTACGGTGTTTTGCAACAATAAACTCACCTTGACCTTCGGTAGGTGAACGCTCTTCATCATCCCATTCATCAATTTTATAATACTCTGGTCTATAAATAAACGATACAATATCAGCATCTTGCTCAATGGCTCCCGATTCACGTAAATCTGATAATAAAGGTCGTTTACTCCCCCCACGTGTTTCCACTGCACGCGAAAGCTGTGACAAAGCAATTACTGGCACCATTAATTCTTTTGCTAAAGCCTTAAGATTTCTTGATATCATAGATATTTCTTGCTCTCGATTCCCTCCATGATTATTACCGCCTGTCATTAATTGTAAATAATCAATCATGATTAATTTAATGCCGTGCTGTGATGATAAACGACGGGCCTTGGCTCGTAAATCAAATATTGAAAGTGAGGGGGTATCATCAATAAATAAAGGTGCTTTTTCTAAGCCTTTAACTTTTACGTTAAGCTGCTCCCATTCATGCTTTTCTAATTTTCCTGTTCTTAATTTTTCAGACGACAAGCCTGTTTCACTGGATATTAGACGGGTAATTAATTGCACTGAAGCCATCTCTAAAGAGAAAAATGCTACAGGAATATTTTGATCTACAGCAATATTTCTTGCCATAGACAGCGTTAATGCTGTTTTACCCATACCAGGACGTGCTGCAATAATAATTAAATCAGATGGTTGCCAACCAGA is a window from the Pseudalgibacter alginicilyticus genome containing:
- a CDS encoding DUF368 domain-containing protein — its product is MKRRFIDYVVISLKGVAMGAADAVPGVSGGTIAFISGIYEELITTISNVNVGLFKTLFKEGVPAFWKQLNGSFILSLLLGIIVSFISFMRIAKYLLENEPILIWSFFFGLIIASIYFVGKQITKWRTSTIIATIVGAVVAFYISSLSALGANDSTTYLFFAGAIAICAMILPGISGSFILIILGAYKTLSDALHDFDINKITVFASGALVGLLSFSHLLKWLFKNYHNITLALLTGFIFGSLNKVWPWKETLTWHIDSKGLQTPLIEKSVSPFSFNGDNQFFLALLLMIIGFLTIFILEKLGSKKD
- a CDS encoding DUF368 domain-containing protein yields the protein MQSTRTLTDKIFLILKGLGMGAANKVPGVSGGVVAFVAGFYEEFIYSLRKVNGKAFKLFFNGRFKSFYNYINGRFLSLLFFGMIVSYFSVSKILDYLIKHYELYVWSVFFGMIIGSIYYINKNFKDWNYQTYLSLIIGIVLGVSISFLNPAKENDNLWFVFFCGIISVSGMTLPGFSGSFILILLGNYVLLLVDSVNALSATVYELIGGDFSFINNSERLRMLKVLIVFTLGSVTGLVTFSHLLSYILKHYKSITLSAIIGFIVGSLGVVWPWKKTVYKITSDGNYLLDSSGEKIIKNYARYIPDLNTNTYIAIGFIILGIVIVLALEIYGQKTRKTHV
- a CDS encoding shikimate dehydrogenase family protein, which codes for MDKKREKRMFKLGLLGKNISYSFSRSYFKKKFENENITDITYENFDIQNILSFPSIIKNTKGLKGMNVTIPYKEEVMPYLDKINKKAKAIGAVNTIKITKKGKLIGYNTDCYGFKKTLKPFLKPEHKKALILGTGGASKAIAYTLKELKIEYRYVSRNSVKGLNFTYNMLTEEMINDYQIIINCTPLGTFPDIDVCPDIPYKGISENHVLFDLIYNPEETKFLKLGKQQKATTINGLKMLEFQAEKSWSIWKLY
- a CDS encoding DUF349 domain-containing protein, which gives rise to MSELDNLPKADGKEEIKKHIENSEVTPKEPVHTETENSKVSDEVETSKKKTPTQEEKVGTSKADDTNDDVLNEIDDSNAEDAEDEGNKDRHKIEEKEYDKMSLEALAIELEKLIKNEKIQAIKKHVDNINNEFKTKFNALVEEKKEDFLNDGGNEIDFYYSSPVQKRYKTAYKEYRNKIHEHYKSLENNLKQNLADKLEIIEELKGLINVEENINTTYKHFKELQERWRNTGPIPRDKYNNAWNSYHHHVEMFYDFLHLNRDLRDLDFKHNLEKKLLIIERAEELAQDDNVMRSFRELQELHKMWKEELGPVGKEHREEIWERFKKATKIINDKRQVYYQHIDKIHEQNLEHKLEIIANIEAINNEKIASHGIWQKKIKEIEALREAFFNAGKVPIKVNEETWSKFKAAVRIFNKNKNAFYKNLKKEQYTNLQKKLDLIKIAEDNKDNEDKETTTPLMKKIQNDWKKIGHVPRKDSDKIWKQFKAACNHYFDNLHAAKNAANKVNLDAFNKKYELLDSLKTLKITGDKEKDLATITDLISQWNSIGRVPNDKRYIEGKFNKMLDELLSSSKINKNDIELIKFESKLEDLNSEDNQRNLDNERSFIRKKIDEVKGQINQLENNLQFFTNVKDDNPLVKEVHNNIKEHKNTLKLWKTKLSKIKELY
- a CDS encoding Cof-type HAD-IIB family hydrolase codes for the protein MQYKLICSDIDGTLLNKDRELSQVTIAEIQRISPIPFILISSRMPSAMRHLQVEIGNLNTPLIAYNGGYIVNNDTVLESTFISNKILETIILKCKNTSIHLSLYHADEWYVPALDYWAKREYNNTKVMPVVKSNNAVLKTWIKEKKGAHKIMCMGDEKEIDTLYKNLEMECRDDIMLYRSKSTYIEISQKSISKKTAIESLIKNCYSEISMENIIAFGDNYNDVEMLKSVGMGVAVANANDAVMKIANKITDTNKNDGVAKAIKDLIK
- the mazG gene encoding nucleoside triphosphate pyrophosphohydrolase gives rise to the protein MNSRDQQLKAFDRLLTIMDELRAQCPWDKKQTMETLRHLTIEETYELGDAILDNDLEEVKKELGDVLLHIVFYSKIGSETNDFDIADVCNSICEKLINRHPHIYGDVKVKNEDDVKRNWENLKLKEGKKSVLEGVPNSLPALVKANRIQEKVAGVGFDWEAPNQVWEKVEEELNEFKAEVESGNKDAMESEFGDVIFSMVNYARFLNINPENALERTNKKFSKRFQYLEEKARSINKPLKEMTLAEMDVFWEEAKKL
- a CDS encoding HAD family hydrolase gives rise to the protein MNLSKVKLVVTDMDGTLLNSKHEVSSHFFKLFEEMTTHDILFVAASGRPHYSITEKLNTIKNDIIIVSENGGLISKNKETLLSTPLEADSLLEIINLIQPLENTHPVFCGKTKAFVKSGSKKLLNILTEYYPYYTIIENTSEIYEDIYKVALFHEENSEKYIYPHVKHLEANFKVKTSAHHWVDISENLANKGHAIKLLQDSYNISSDETMVFGDYNNDLEMLKLAYFSYAMKNAHPNVKKVARFETKTNDEFGVEHILEKLVKEKSKN
- a CDS encoding secondary thiamine-phosphate synthase enzyme YjbQ, whose product is MIFFQKQIKLKAYPRGFHLITNAILDVIPEIEDIKMGQMQVFIKHTSASLTINENADDTVRADFESHFNKMVPENAPYYQHTYEGSDDMPAHIKASVLGASVQIPITNGQLNLGVWQGIYLCEHRNYAGSRNMVITAYGI
- a CDS encoding asparagine synthetase B — translated: MFLGVEVHASYIIIPMDAESQKNHLKAYGITYWVLNKQLKVQWLLNYRGGSFLLPDTKDIQQECQIRGVSFEVLSNDKAESILEEISSPSQNMEAVVLEKAPKIAVYTPSGKLPWDDAVTMVLQYAEIPYETIYDEEVLNDGLLLFDWLHLHHEDFTGQYGKFYGMYRAASWYIEEKKAAESLAEKLGYNKVSSEKLDVALKIRDYVVGGGFMFAMCSATDSFDIALSAEGIDICEPMFDGDASDPGYQNKIDYNKTFAFTDFTLERNPLVYEFSSIDMTRNRTVSQTTDYFSLMEFSAKWDPVPTMLCQNHTVLVKGFMGQTTAFNRDEIKSNVLVMGETKSNGEAKYIHGIKGKGFFTFYGGHDPEDYQHRVGDAKTELDLHPTSPGYRLILNNVLFPAAKKKKQKT
- the dnaB gene encoding replicative DNA helicase, giving the protein MEQPNQLKGYKVDRSTLISLEKGKIPPQAIDLEEVVLGAMMIDKKGVDEVIDILSPDAFYKEAHQHIFAAIFQLFENSEPVDLLTVSTQLKKNAKLELSGGDFYLISLTQKVSSSAHIEFHARIILQKFIQRSLIKISNEIIEEAYDETKDVFDLLDTAESKLYEVTQGNIKKSSETAQDLVIQAKKKIEEISNKEGLSGIPTGFNKLDKLTSGWQPSDLIIIAARPGMGKTALTLSMARNIAVDQNIPVAFFSLEMASVQLITRLISSETGLSSEKLRTGKLEKHEWEQLNVKVKGLEKAPLFIDDTPSLSIFDLRAKARRLSSQHGIKLIMIDYLQLMTGGNNHGGNREQEISMISRNLKALAKELMVPVIALSQLSRAVETRGGSKRPLLSDLRESGAIEQDADIVSFIYRPEYYKIDEWDDEERSPTEGQGEFIVAKHRNGGLENIRLKFIGHLGKFDNLDDFDSPFEFHSKMNSAANDDTFQSDNFKASPDQAFGSSFNDEDDNEVPF